agagagagagagagaggttgtaAATGGCGACCATGGGATTGACATCCAACGTTTCCTCTGACTGAAacggagaaagagaaagaaacaaacatCAACGTTCATATTGTTCACGGGTtagttttgtttggttttttggttttttttttttttttttttttttttggttataaaattttgtttgtttaaacagaaagaaaatgaaacaaaagaaGGAATGTCTATTCTGTCTTAAAATAGAATATGAAAGCCGACCATTCCGGGATGTAGTGGCTCTAGGATTATGTCACCTAATTCTCCGCGttcttcttcatatttttttattttttaaaattttctaaacaatCAAACCATTTAAAGCTATTGCCAATTATAGCTTCTCCAACCTTCTGGGTCCCAAGTCCCAACCACAATTTCATTCTGAATGATACacataaacaagaaaaataaaacaaacccaCTTCAAgaattccattttctttttatcattcTTCTAGATGATTATGCTGATCTCTATTTtaccagaaagaaagaaattggcTTTTGTACATACATTTGTTTTAACTGTCTGTTTCTTTTATGTGATTTAATCAGCAAAGAACGTGATGCTTGAATATAGAAATGGAACCCTTCTTCGTTATTTTGGCCTAGCTGTACCTCATGGATAACTATAACGACGATACAACGCCAATTGTTCCGATCCATTACAATTTGGAGGTTCATTTTTCTTAACTCTTCTTCttaatttgttcttaaaaactatatatatgtgtggcATTTGCCaactttttttccttgttaATGACAGATGGGGTCCTTAGATGGAAGAGCAGTGATTGAATTTGAGGATGAGAGCCTAGTTAGTCCTGCTGCTGCATCAATTTCTACAAACAAAAATTCTTTTCATGAGATTACACATATATCTTCTGCTACTTcagcaaaaaattataaacaacacATGAGGAATAGTGTGATCGATAGCATCAAGATCGTAATTTTCTCAGCCAAAATCAACATACTCATGCCACTTGGCCCTCTAGCAATCTTGGTTGATAAAATGTCTGGCAGTCATGTGAGCAAACTGTGTTTATGCACATTAATTAGTATCTTCTTCtatatcatttttatatggACGATATATTGTGTATTGTTTTGATGATTTGTTTCTTCAATTGCATTTCAGGGTTGGGTCTTCTTTTTAAGCTTATTGGGTATTATACCTTTGGCTGAACGTCTAGGTTATGCTACAGAGTAAGCTATCTCACATCTTATCTATAATGTTAGCCAAGTACTTTTTCGTTTTAGTGCAATTCtaactttgcatttatttgGATTGACAAATGAAGTATTTTACAATGCTTGGGCTTGCTTTGATGCAGGCAGCTGGCTTGCTTTACTGGACCAATAGGTAATTTTATTGCTAAATTTCTCCACTTGTAAATCTTTAATATTcataaaacatgatttttttttttagtaagtgtAACATGAAGTTTTAGTTTATGTTGATCTGTTATGCAAGATTTCAACACAAATTCTGTCCTTTTGTGTGATTTTAAGCTTTGTTTCATTAACATTAACAGAGTATTGACTGATAAAATAATTGATAGCATAGTTTTAAAATAGGCATAAACACATACATTGAACTGATGAATTGGGTAAGGCACATCATTACATGTTATTTGGTAAAAAGTTAGTTTCATATGTTGTTGTATTTGTCTTAAATACTAAGGCTGCACTGAAAGTTGCTTATTATACCTTAAATCTAAATATCCTGAAAGTATGCACCATTAGCATGAAGTTTATTACATGATATTACAAGAAAGAATAATAATTTCCATTTCATGCAAaagatttttttcattttctctctagggcctgtttggttggAGATTTCTAGTATCGTTGTTTAAAATGACATGAGAactgtggtttaaaaagtgttgtgaaaacatgtttcaaataacatgttttagtgtgtgaaaaaatataattgtgcgTTTGGTacgagtgtgtgtgtgtttttttttttaaaaaagctgacaagcaattaatatttttttattcgaggagagagagaagtcaGTTTGTGTTATCTCTTCTGTCGCTAAATGTTGTGTGTTAATTTATGTTAGTCTTGATGGCTCACTTGATAATATGTTATCCTTTCTTCCAATAATCTAGAGAAATCCATCCCTGTCTATTGACAATAAATCTGGATTAGATCAGGCCAATTAGGATGTATTAGGCTATGCATTTTTGAATGGGTTCCTTGACCCGTGCTTAATTACTTACTAATGGAGGCTGAATTAAAACCTTATTCCCACAATCTCCACTTATACAAGTTACATgggttttgtgtgtgtatgtgtcaCTGTGACTGATAATTTTCTAGTTTGGATAACTTGTTATCCCTTCATTTGAGCTTTGCAGTTGGAGGTCTTCTAAATGCTACTTTCGGAAATATTACAGAATTGATAATATCAATTTATGCATTGAAGAGTGGCATGATACGTGTTGTTCAACAGTCATTACTGGGCTCAATTTTGTCTAACATGTTGTTGGTGCTTGGATGCGCATTTTTTAGTGGTGGAATTGTGTTTTATGAGAAGGAACAAGTGTTCGATAAGGTATGTTTTTCATCACTGGAGAAGCATATTTACTATTTAGCCTTTGAAACAGTAGAACCATATTTGGTTGACTGCACTTTCTCTCTTGATTCATTCAAATCTTGGTTAAAAATAATGTTCAAATTATTCAATTCTTTTCAGGCAACTGCTTCAGTGGACTCTGGTTTGCTGTTAATGGCAGTCATGGGCCTACTATTTCCCGCTGTCCTTCATTCTACACACACAGAGTTACATTTTGGGAAGTCAGAGTTAGCTCTTTCAAGGTTTAGTAGTTGTATTATGCTTGTGGCATATGCTTCCTATCTTGCTTATCAACTGAAGAGGCAGAAGAATCAATACATTCCAGTTGATGGGGTGGGTACTTTGATATCAAATTCTTACATACATTCTCTTTGGATCTTTGCTTTTGATGTTTGACATTGAACACATTACACAATATTTA
This genomic stretch from Quercus robur chromosome 4, dhQueRobu3.1, whole genome shotgun sequence harbors:
- the LOC126721001 gene encoding vacuolar cation/proton exchanger 3-like → MDNYNDDTTPIVPIHYNLEMGSLDGRAVIEFEDESLVSPAAASISTNKNSFHEITHISSATSAKNYKQHMRNSVIDSIKIVIFSAKINILMPLGPLAILVDKMSGSHGWVFFLSLLGIIPLAERLGYATEQLACFTGPIVGGLLNATFGNITELIISIYALKSGMIRVVQQSLLGSILSNMLLVLGCAFFSGGIVFYEKEQVFDKATASVDSGLLLMAVMGLLFPAVLHSTHTELHFGKSELALSRFSSCIMLVAYASYLAYQLKRQKNQYIPVDGGETQTEEGSDDEEAPEISMWESIIWLSILTAWVSFLSEYLVNAIEGASASLKIPVAFISVILLPIVGNAAEHAGAVMFAMKDKLDISLGVAIGSSTQIAMFGIPFCVVAGWVMGRPMDLNFQLFETATLFITVLVVAFMVQDGTSNYLKGLMLVLCDLIVAASFFVHIDPSSIADKPPKPSH